A single window of Helicobacter pylori DNA harbors:
- the xerH gene encoding tyrosine recombinase XerH, translating to MKHPLEELKDPIENLLLWIGRFLRYKCTSLSNSQVKDQNKVFECLNEFNHAFVNSSQLEKVCKKARNAGLLGINTYALPLLKFYEYAQKLSLKSLKSIDEVMLAEFLSIYTGGLSLATKKNYRIALLGLFSYIDKQNQDENEKSYIYNITLKNISGVNQSAGNKLPTHLNNEELEKFLESIDKIEMSAKVRARNRLLIKIIVFTGMRSNEALQLKIKDFTLENGCYTILIKGKGDKYRAVMLKAFHIESLLKEWLTERELYPVKNDLLFCNQKGMALTQAYLYKQVERIINFAGLRREKNGAHMLRHSFATLLYQKRHDLILVQEALGHASLNTSRIYTHFDKQRLEEAASIWEEN from the coding sequence ATGAAACACCCCCTAGAAGAATTAAAAGACCCTATAGAAAATCTTTTGCTATGGATTGGGCGCTTTTTGCGTTACAAATGCACAAGCCTGTCTAATTCCCAAGTGAAAGATCAAAACAAGGTTTTTGAATGCTTGAACGAATTCAATCATGCGTTCGTCAATTCAAGTCAATTGGAAAAAGTTTGTAAAAAAGCCCGTAACGCCGGATTACTAGGGATCAACACCTACGCACTGCCCCTACTCAAATTTTACGAATACGCTCAAAAGCTTTCTTTAAAATCGCTCAAAAGCATAGACGAAGTCATGTTGGCTGAATTTTTGAGTATTTATACCGGAGGCTTGAGTTTAGCCACTAAGAAAAATTACCGGATCGCCCTACTCGGGCTTTTTAGCTACATAGACAAGCAAAATCAAGATGAAAATGAAAAATCTTATATCTATAATATCACGCTTAAAAACATCAGTGGAGTCAATCAAAGCGCAGGCAACAAGCTCCCTACTCATTTAAACAATGAAGAATTAGAAAAATTTTTAGAGAGCATTGATAAAATAGAAATGTCCGCTAAAGTGCGCGCCAGAAACCGCCTGCTCATTAAAATCATCGTTTTTACAGGCATGCGTTCTAATGAAGCTTTGCAGCTTAAAATAAAGGATTTTACTTTAGAAAATGGCTGTTATACGATTTTGATTAAAGGTAAGGGCGATAAATACAGAGCGGTGATGCTCAAAGCTTTCCATATTGAGAGCCTTTTGAAAGAATGGCTCACAGAAAGGGAATTGTATCCTGTTAAAAACGATTTATTGTTTTGCAACCAAAAAGGCATGGCTTTAACGCAAGCTTATTTGTATAAGCAAGTGGAGCGCATCATCAATTTTGCCGGACTCAGGCGAGAAAAAAATGGGGCGCACATGTTAAGACATTCTTTTGCGACCTTGCTTTATCAAAAACGCCATGATTTGATTTTAGTTCAAGAAGCCCTAGGGCATGCGAGCTTGAATACCAGTAGGATTTACACGCATTTTGACAAGCAGCGTTTAGAAGAAGCGGCGAGCATTTGGGAAGAAAATTAA
- a CDS encoding methylated-DNA--[protein]-cysteine S-methyltransferase, which yields MVLYHYYFKTPKSFPLEYLHLCANESHLLRLDFDTTNFSHNTPMNTPLKLSVQALERYFLGQLFEFDTPLDLIGTSFQKQVWSALMTIPYGKTKSYDEIAKLINNPKSCRAIGNANYNNPISLIVPCHRVVRKNGALGGYNGGIEVKKWLLEFESKILNN from the coding sequence ATGGTTTTATACCACTATTATTTTAAGACCCCTAAGAGCTTCCCTTTAGAGTATCTGCATTTGTGCGCTAATGAGAGCCATTTATTAAGGTTGGATTTTGATACGACCAATTTTTCTCATAACACCCCTATGAATACCCCATTAAAACTCAGCGTTCAAGCCTTAGAGCGTTATTTCTTGGGACAACTTTTTGAATTTGATACGCCTTTAGATTTGATAGGGACTTCTTTTCAAAAACAAGTTTGGTCTGCGTTAATGACTATCCCTTATGGCAAGACAAAAAGTTACGATGAAATCGCAAAGCTCATTAATAACCCTAAATCTTGCAGAGCGATTGGCAACGCTAATTATAATAACCCTATTTCTTTGATCGTGCCTTGTCATAGAGTGGTGCGTAAAAATGGCGCTTTAGGGGGGTATAATGGGGGCATAGAAGTCAAAAAGTGGCTATTAGAATTTGAAAGCAAAATTTTAAATAATTAA
- a CDS encoding sulfite exporter TauE/SafE family protein, whose translation MDIYALYIAIGLFTGILSGIFGIGGGLIIVPIMLATGHSFEESIGISILQMALSSFVGSVLNFKKKSLDFSLGLLIGAGGLIGASFSGFVLKIVSSKILMVIFALLVVYSMIQFVLKPKKKDLIADTRRYHLQGLKLFLIGALTGFFAITLGIGGGMLMVPLMHYFLGYDSKKCVALGLFFILFSSISGAFSLIYHHIINKEVLLAGAIVGLGSVMGVSIGIKWIMGLLNEKMHKALILGVYGLSLLIILYKLFF comes from the coding sequence ATGGATATTTATGCGTTATACATAGCGATAGGGCTTTTTACTGGCATTCTGTCAGGGATTTTTGGCATTGGTGGGGGGTTGATCATTGTCCCTATCATGCTCGCAACCGGGCATTCTTTTGAAGAATCCATTGGGATTTCCATTTTGCAAATGGCGCTTTCATCGTTTGTGGGATCTGTTTTGAATTTCAAAAAAAAATCGCTTGATTTTTCTTTAGGCTTGTTGATAGGGGCAGGGGGGCTGATAGGGGCGAGTTTTAGCGGATTTGTTTTAAAAATCGTTTCCAGTAAAATTTTAATGGTTATTTTCGCGCTTTTAGTCGTGTATTCTATGATCCAATTTGTTTTGAAACCCAAAAAAAAAGATTTGATAGCGGATACTAGACGCTATCATTTGCAAGGTTTAAAATTATTTTTAATTGGCGCACTCACAGGATTTTTTGCCATCACTTTAGGGATTGGTGGGGGGATGCTCATGGTGCCTTTGATGCATTATTTTTTAGGGTATGATTCTAAAAAATGCGTGGCGTTAGGGTTATTTTTTATTCTGTTTTCTTCTATTTCAGGAGCTTTTTCTTTAATCTATCACCACATCATCAATAAAGAAGTGCTCTTAGCAGGGGCGATTGTGGGCTTAGGCTCTGTTATGGGCGTGAGCATTGGGATTAAATGGATCATGGGGCTTTTGAATGAAAAAATGCATAAAGCTTTGATTTTAGGGGTGTATGGTTTGTCGCTGTTGATTATTTTATACAAACTCTTTTTTTAA
- a CDS encoding Gfo/Idh/MocA family protein, with translation MLFAMIGSGGFIAPKHLQAIRDTGHFLDCSFDIHDSVGVLDEYFPQSEFFTNIEDFEKHLEQSKAMGKEINYLSVCTPTHTHFDHIRFGLRNGMHVICEKPLVLDPSEIQELKDLEVKHQKRVFSLLPLRLHCDTLALKEKIKSELDKNPSKVFDITLTYISVQGKWYFSSWRADVNRSGGLATQMGVNIFDALLYLFGGVKDKVINREGPDCVCGILFLEHAKIRWFFSINPEHMGVAKEKVYHKMILEGEEVNLTQSFDNLYIESYKQILAQGGFGLDDAMASVKLAYELRNLSVSEPNDDSHVLCCKNKTDQ, from the coding sequence ATGCTTTTTGCTATGATTGGTTCAGGGGGGTTTATCGCGCCCAAGCACTTGCAAGCGATTAGAGATACGGGGCATTTTTTGGATTGCTCTTTTGATATTCATGATAGCGTGGGGGTTTTAGATGAGTATTTCCCGCAATCAGAGTTTTTTACCAATATTGAAGATTTTGAAAAGCATTTAGAGCAGTCTAAGGCTATGGGTAAAGAAATCAATTATTTGAGCGTTTGCACGCCTACGCACACGCATTTTGATCATATCCGTTTTGGGTTAAGAAACGGCATGCATGTGATTTGTGAAAAACCCTTAGTTTTAGACCCTAGCGAAATACAAGAATTGAAAGATTTAGAGGTGAAACACCAAAAAAGGGTGTTTAGTCTTTTGCCCTTGCGCTTGCATTGCGACACGCTGGCTTTGAAAGAAAAAATTAAAAGCGAATTAGACAAAAACCCTAGCAAAGTGTTTGACATCACGCTCACTTATATCAGCGTTCAAGGGAAATGGTATTTTTCTTCATGGCGAGCGGATGTGAATAGGAGTGGGGGGCTAGCCACTCAAATGGGAGTGAATATCTTTGACGCTTTATTGTATTTGTTTGGAGGCGTTAAAGACAAGGTTATCAACAGAGAAGGGCCTGATTGCGTGTGCGGGATACTCTTTTTAGAGCATGCCAAAATACGATGGTTTTTTTCCATCAATCCAGAACACATGGGAGTGGCTAAAGAAAAGGTTTATCATAAAATGATCCTAGAGGGCGAAGAAGTCAATCTCACGCAGAGCTTTGATAACCTGTATATAGAAAGCTACAAACAGATTTTAGCTCAAGGGGGGTTTGGCTTGGATGACGCTATGGCGTCTGTCAAACTGGCTTATGAATTAAGAAACCTTTCAGTCAGCGAACCCAATGATGATTCGCATGTTTTGTGTTGCAAGAACAAAACAGACCAATAA